The following proteins are encoded in a genomic region of Vibrio tasmaniensis:
- a CDS encoding response regulator encodes MFRFYRKQKFKRLQNTLMLAFLVLSITPVTLIAIFFLQSHSQDLQEQSTSHLVSVRDTKQQQIVDYLQAQESQVMGFVRSELANASGGRFYGLINAFQRLGLDIDEARANAQQRYIKGSGDQIKTSILPESSSFIGSERYRLLHKRYHNSYLELLKRSDFDDILLVDINGNIAYSVFKRDDYGTNLLTGKYKDANLGKTFQRLEKDVKDKRKSNEDYTPVIVSDFKDENGKQTAWLGAPIVQQGYLHSYAMFRLPINGITKLIADLNKSSNIQTLLVGDDHLPRSLAHSQESINLSLDVVDKALAGETAVGTFDNAQDQAIIAAYTPIELKYATWALVVELPEKEAFARIHQLEKIFVIVMLTAIILVFVASHYLSNFITSPLLKLTWAAEKVSAGDLDETMINTERKDEIGRLAVSFERMQRSIREKMLLIKSQNDELEDNLKTIQKQNEELQLANKLKDEFLATTSHELRTPLHGMVGIAEALISGANGPIPANQKYQLDIIINSGQRLATLVDDLLDYHKMRYGSLDINKSAVDLSAATSLVLELSHHLLGNKPIRIINQVPSDLGLVSSDPQRLEQVMYNLVGNAIKYTSEGKIVISASVIDDNIRVQVVDTGQGIPAEYLEHIFEPLIQAGQDSSNYRQGAGLGLSISRQLIELMGGSLYVSSQPMLGTTFSFTLPLATQEELDNYSDSGSYSHFQAPDLIDNNQQENSVISEDPDGPLLVIADDEPVNLRVLDSFLKLEGYRVRTACDGPETIELIEKEKPELLLLDIMMPGMSGYQVCEALRKQYDHAQLPIIMLTALNQAEDRVRGFEAGANDYLSKPFNKQELAARITAHLSASKAEQRRLENDQLQLELKHRAMVEANLLETQGRLLEQLESAPEAIICIRDDQRIRFANEAAAKLFRRGQEQLKRSMADEIIAPKYLKVEQAHYCGDIDIYIDDTRQRIPSDILKLPEGSGLDTMYIFNVGGGVNSNRVNNLETAVEALSSYAFEGDKDKLQQLKELGGEFTRLADKATGEGKNKQELMREVLVDVMTNAIIYWESVTGETKFAFAEKSGLWRVYLDRSTLQTRTLDKYLRVETLPKTPRWRTVLSSIEFILEHCKEQTPERTHIETLRDKLQKLLTS; translated from the coding sequence ATGTTTAGATTCTATCGTAAGCAGAAGTTTAAGCGCCTTCAAAATACTCTAATGCTGGCATTTCTTGTCCTTAGTATTACCCCGGTGACACTTATCGCGATATTTTTCCTCCAATCGCACAGTCAGGATCTTCAGGAACAAAGTACTTCACACCTTGTTTCCGTCCGAGATACTAAACAGCAGCAAATTGTCGATTACCTACAAGCTCAAGAATCTCAAGTGATGGGCTTTGTTCGCTCAGAGCTTGCCAATGCCAGTGGCGGACGATTCTATGGTTTGATCAATGCATTTCAACGCCTAGGATTAGATATTGACGAAGCACGCGCTAATGCGCAGCAGCGTTATATAAAAGGATCTGGCGATCAAATCAAAACATCGATTCTCCCTGAATCCAGCAGCTTTATTGGCAGCGAGCGCTATCGTCTACTTCACAAGCGCTACCACAACTCTTATTTAGAGCTGCTTAAGCGTTCTGATTTTGACGACATTTTATTGGTCGACATTAACGGTAACATCGCTTATTCAGTTTTTAAGCGCGATGACTACGGCACCAACTTACTGACAGGTAAGTACAAAGATGCAAACCTTGGCAAAACCTTTCAACGCCTAGAAAAGGACGTAAAAGACAAACGTAAATCCAACGAAGACTACACGCCAGTTATCGTTTCTGACTTTAAAGACGAAAATGGTAAACAGACCGCATGGTTAGGCGCACCTATCGTTCAACAGGGCTACCTACACAGTTACGCCATGTTTAGACTACCGATTAACGGTATTACGAAGCTGATCGCCGATCTCAACAAGAGCTCGAATATTCAGACCTTGCTTGTCGGCGATGATCATCTGCCGCGTAGCCTTGCCCATTCGCAAGAGTCGATTAATTTGAGTTTAGATGTTGTTGATAAAGCCCTTGCGGGAGAAACGGCCGTAGGCACCTTCGACAACGCTCAAGATCAAGCGATCATCGCTGCATATACTCCAATTGAACTCAAATATGCGACTTGGGCACTGGTCGTCGAGCTTCCAGAGAAAGAAGCGTTTGCCCGTATCCATCAGTTAGAAAAGATCTTTGTGATCGTAATGCTGACGGCGATTATTCTTGTATTTGTCGCATCCCATTATCTGTCTAACTTCATTACATCACCGTTACTCAAGCTCACATGGGCAGCAGAGAAAGTCTCTGCTGGTGACCTTGATGAAACCATGATCAATACCGAACGAAAAGATGAGATAGGCCGCCTCGCAGTAAGCTTCGAAAGAATGCAGCGTTCGATTCGTGAAAAGATGCTGCTCATTAAGAGCCAAAATGATGAGCTTGAGGACAATCTTAAGACCATTCAAAAACAAAATGAAGAGTTGCAGCTTGCCAATAAACTGAAAGATGAATTCTTAGCAACAACATCACACGAATTGAGAACGCCATTACATGGCATGGTAGGTATTGCAGAAGCGCTAATATCTGGCGCAAACGGCCCTATCCCTGCCAACCAGAAGTACCAGTTGGATATCATCATCAATAGTGGCCAGAGATTGGCAACACTGGTCGATGACCTACTTGATTACCACAAAATGCGCTACGGCAGCTTAGACATTAATAAATCGGCTGTTGATTTATCTGCTGCTACCAGCTTGGTACTCGAGTTGTCTCATCATCTGTTGGGCAATAAGCCAATCCGAATTATTAACCAAGTACCCAGTGATTTAGGGCTGGTTTCGTCCGATCCTCAACGACTGGAACAAGTGATGTATAACTTGGTCGGCAATGCCATCAAGTACACATCAGAAGGTAAAATTGTTATCTCAGCAAGCGTTATCGACGACAACATTCGTGTACAAGTTGTTGATACAGGCCAAGGCATACCTGCTGAATACCTAGAACACATCTTTGAACCCCTGATTCAAGCCGGGCAAGACTCTAGTAACTATCGCCAAGGTGCAGGCCTTGGGTTGTCCATAAGTCGTCAGCTGATTGAACTGATGGGCGGTTCACTGTATGTAAGTAGCCAGCCAATGCTTGGCACGACGTTCAGCTTTACCTTGCCTTTAGCCACCCAAGAAGAGTTGGATAACTACAGTGATTCAGGAAGCTATTCTCACTTCCAAGCGCCAGATTTAATTGATAACAACCAACAAGAAAATAGTGTTATCAGTGAAGACCCAGACGGTCCGTTACTGGTCATCGCCGATGATGAGCCTGTAAACTTACGCGTGCTAGACAGCTTCTTGAAATTGGAAGGTTATCGAGTACGCACCGCATGTGACGGCCCAGAAACCATTGAACTGATTGAGAAAGAGAAGCCAGAATTACTTCTTCTCGACATTATGATGCCGGGCATGAGTGGCTATCAGGTGTGTGAGGCGCTGCGTAAACAGTATGACCATGCACAATTGCCAATCATTATGCTCACTGCACTAAACCAAGCAGAAGATCGGGTTCGTGGCTTTGAAGCAGGTGCCAATGATTACTTGTCTAAGCCGTTCAACAAACAAGAACTGGCGGCGCGAATTACGGCTCACTTATCAGCAAGTAAAGCTGAGCAAAGGCGTCTTGAGAATGACCAATTGCAACTAGAGCTTAAACACAGAGCCATGGTTGAAGCTAACCTGCTAGAAACTCAAGGCCGCTTGCTAGAGCAGCTAGAATCAGCCCCAGAGGCCATCATCTGTATTCGTGATGATCAACGTATTCGATTTGCCAATGAAGCAGCAGCAAAACTATTTAGGCGTGGCCAAGAACAGCTTAAACGCTCGATGGCCGATGAGATCATTGCACCTAAATATCTTAAGGTGGAACAAGCTCACTATTGTGGTGATATTGACATCTATATAGACGACACACGTCAGCGCATACCAAGTGACATTCTCAAGCTACCTGAAGGCTCAGGGCTCGACACCATGTATATCTTTAATGTCGGCGGTGGGGTTAATTCAAACCGAGTCAATAACCTTGAAACGGCAGTTGAGGCACTTTCAAGCTACGCCTTTGAGGGTGACAAAGATAAACTTCAACAACTGAAGGAGCTTGGCGGTGAATTTACTCGCCTTGCAGATAAAGCAACCGGTGAAGGTAAAAACAAACAAGAGCTGATGCGTGAAGTGCTGGTCGATGTCATGACTAATGCCATCATCTACTGGGAGTCTGTTACTGGGGAAACCAAGTTTGCCTTCGCAGAGAAGAGTGGCTTGTGGCGCGTCTACCTAGACCGCAGTACCCTACAAACTCGAACGCTAGACAAATACCTACGCGTAGAAACGCTACCGAAAACACCTCGCTGGCGAACGGTACTGAGCTCTATCGAGTTTATACTTGAGCACTGTAAAGAACAGACTCCTGAAAGAACTCATATTGAGACACTAAGGGATAAGCTACAAAAACTACTGACCAGTTAG
- a CDS encoding AI-2E family transporter, with product MSEKLKINTSHWVIIIALLAAAYACYLLIEPYVNSIVMAFIISLLMFPIHEWLEKKLPNKENIVSLLSCVILTFIIVIPLLAVFAAIVQQGSLFSQNTYQWVTHGGIQTLFEHPLVVKALSFANNYLPFDNIEPQAIAQKVGEFATSFGSKLVGISAKILGDATNFLMDFFLMLFVLFFLLRDHDKIISVVRHILPLSRSQEDKLLTEIEQVSKSAVMGSFLTAIAQGIAGGLGMWIAGFPGLFWGTMMGFASFIPVVGTALIWIPAATYLFLTGDTTWAIFLTVYCVAIVGSIDNLLRPLLMQGSAGMNTLMIFFSLLGGIQLFGLIGLIYGPLIFAITIVLFNIYDEEFKDFLNQQDKS from the coding sequence GTGTCAGAAAAACTCAAAATCAATACCAGCCACTGGGTGATCATCATTGCCCTACTTGCGGCGGCTTATGCTTGCTACTTGCTTATCGAGCCTTACGTCAACTCAATCGTAATGGCCTTTATCATTTCACTCTTGATGTTCCCGATCCATGAGTGGCTTGAAAAAAAGCTCCCGAATAAAGAAAACATAGTCTCTCTGCTGTCTTGTGTGATCCTGACTTTCATTATTGTTATCCCTTTATTGGCAGTATTTGCAGCCATTGTTCAGCAAGGTTCTCTGTTCTCTCAGAACACCTATCAATGGGTAACACACGGCGGTATTCAAACCTTGTTTGAACACCCTTTAGTAGTGAAAGCTTTATCGTTCGCGAATAACTATCTGCCTTTCGACAACATTGAGCCCCAAGCCATCGCACAGAAAGTCGGAGAATTCGCGACAAGCTTTGGTTCTAAGTTGGTTGGTATTAGTGCGAAAATCCTTGGTGATGCGACCAACTTCTTAATGGATTTCTTCTTGATGCTGTTTGTTCTGTTCTTCTTATTAAGAGATCACGACAAAATCATTAGTGTGGTTCGTCATATTCTTCCGTTATCTCGTAGCCAAGAAGACAAGCTCCTCACTGAGATTGAGCAAGTTTCTAAGTCTGCAGTGATGGGCTCATTCTTAACGGCGATTGCACAAGGTATTGCAGGCGGTTTAGGTATGTGGATTGCAGGTTTCCCTGGATTGTTCTGGGGCACCATGATGGGCTTTGCCTCTTTCATTCCAGTGGTCGGTACGGCACTAATCTGGATCCCAGCGGCAACTTACTTGTTCCTAACCGGTGACACCACATGGGCAATTTTCCTAACGGTTTACTGCGTAGCGATTGTTGGCTCAATTGACAACCTACTGCGTCCGCTACTGATGCAAGGCAGTGCAGGTATGAACACCCTGATGATCTTCTTCTCATTACTGGGTGGTATTCAACTATTTGGCCTCATTGGTCTTATCTACGGCCCACTGATCTTTGCTATTACTATCGTTCTTTTCAATATTTACGATGAAGAGTTTAAGGACTTTTTGAACCAGCAAGACAAGAGTTAA
- the hemL gene encoding glutamate-1-semialdehyde 2,1-aminomutase produces MTKSAELYEKAQQTIPGGVNSPVRAFNGVGGSPIFVERADGPLIFDADGKAYIDYVGSWGPMILGHNHVVIRDAVIAAAQRGLSFGAPTETEIKMAELVSEMVPSMEQLRMVSSGTEATMSAIRLARGFTGRDKILKFEGCYHGHADSLLVKAGSGALTLGQPSSPGVPADFAKLTLTATFNNLDSVREIFAANKGEIACIIVEPVAGNMNCIPPVEGFHEGLREICDQEGALLIFDEVMTGFRVAEGCAQAYYNIKPDLTCLGKVIGGGMPVGAFGGRKDVMQYIAPTGPVYQAGTLSGNPVAMAAGYACLNLLREEGNEKRLASKTKQLANGFKQLADKHGIPMLVHQVGGMFGFFFTDQETVTCYEDVTKCDVERFKRFFHLMLDHGVYLAPSAFEASFTSLAHGSKELDATLEAADRSLAIIAAESK; encoded by the coding sequence ATGACCAAATCAGCAGAGCTATACGAAAAAGCACAGCAAACTATTCCTGGTGGCGTAAACTCTCCAGTTCGTGCATTCAATGGCGTAGGTGGTTCTCCTATCTTCGTTGAACGCGCTGATGGCCCACTTATTTTTGATGCTGATGGTAAAGCGTATATCGATTACGTTGGCTCTTGGGGTCCAATGATCCTTGGTCACAACCACGTTGTTATTCGTGATGCTGTTATTGCAGCAGCTCAACGCGGCCTTAGCTTCGGTGCTCCAACCGAAACTGAAATCAAAATGGCTGAACTAGTCTCTGAGATGGTTCCATCAATGGAACAGCTACGCATGGTGAGCTCAGGTACAGAAGCAACAATGAGTGCGATTCGTCTTGCTCGTGGCTTCACTGGTCGTGACAAAATTCTTAAGTTTGAAGGCTGCTACCACGGCCACGCAGACAGCCTACTGGTAAAAGCAGGTTCTGGCGCACTGACTTTAGGTCAACCAAGCTCACCTGGCGTACCGGCTGATTTTGCGAAACTAACGCTAACAGCAACCTTCAACAATCTAGATTCAGTACGTGAAATCTTCGCAGCAAACAAAGGCGAGATTGCTTGTATCATCGTTGAGCCTGTAGCGGGCAACATGAACTGTATCCCACCAGTAGAAGGCTTCCACGAAGGTCTACGTGAAATCTGTGACCAAGAAGGTGCGTTGCTAATCTTTGATGAAGTAATGACAGGTTTCCGCGTTGCTGAAGGTTGTGCTCAGGCTTACTACAACATCAAGCCAGACTTAACGTGTCTTGGTAAAGTGATCGGCGGCGGCATGCCTGTGGGTGCTTTTGGTGGTCGTAAAGACGTGATGCAATACATCGCACCAACAGGTCCTGTTTACCAAGCAGGTACGCTTTCAGGCAACCCTGTTGCAATGGCTGCTGGCTACGCATGTTTGAACCTTCTAAGAGAAGAAGGCAACGAAAAGCGTCTAGCGTCAAAAACTAAGCAGTTGGCAAATGGCTTCAAGCAGCTTGCTGACAAGCACGGCATCCCTATGCTAGTTCACCAAGTTGGCGGTATGTTTGGTTTCTTCTTCACAGACCAAGAAACTGTAACGTGCTACGAAGATGTAACTAAGTGTGATGTAGAACGCTTCAAGCGCTTCTTCCACCTAATGCTAGATCACGGTGTTTACCTTGCACCTTCAGCATTCGAAGCAAGCTTTACTTCTCTTGCTCATGGTTCAAAAGAACTGGATGCAACACTAGAAGCGGCTGACCGCTCTCTTGCGATCATTGCTGCTGAAAGCAAATAA
- the erpA gene encoding iron-sulfur cluster insertion protein ErpA, translating into MSEVNIPLSFSDAAATRVQTLIAEEENPELKLRVYITGGGCSGFQYGFTFDEKVNDGDTTIVNSGVTLVVDPMSLQYLMGGMVDYTEGLEGARFFVNNPNATTTCGCGASFSV; encoded by the coding sequence GTGAGCGAAGTAAATATCCCATTATCTTTTTCTGATGCAGCAGCTACCCGCGTACAAACGCTAATTGCTGAAGAAGAAAACCCAGAGCTAAAACTACGTGTATACATTACAGGCGGCGGTTGTAGTGGTTTCCAATACGGCTTCACATTTGATGAAAAAGTAAATGATGGCGACACTACCATTGTAAACAGCGGTGTGACGCTGGTTGTTGACCCAATGAGCCTACAGTACTTAATGGGCGGCATGGTTGATTACACTGAAGGCCTAGAAGGCGCACGTTTCTTTGTGAACAACCCGAACGCGACAACAACATGTGGTTGTGGCGCATCATTTAGCGTTTAG
- the rsmC gene encoding 16S rRNA (guanine(1207)-N(2))-methyltransferase RsmC: MSAYIAPSQIAQRQLAYFEGKHVLVAGEAEDLFPVELAKHCESVTVFTSNYSYYRQLEGCNTIQRFYGAEFTEETKADLVMLYWPKAKAEAEFLLAMLFAKLGKDTEIFVVGENRSGVKSIEKMFAPYGKVVKYDSARRCSFYWGQCFEQPPAFNLQEWFKTYTVNIGEQSLTVKSLPGVFSHGQFDVGSQLLLDTLPKLKGKVLDFGCGAGVLGAVMASRHPDIELEMCDISAFAVASSQATLEANGLTGNVFASDVYSDTSKDYQFIISNPPFHSGLDTSYSATETLLAEAPNHLKRSGEMIIVANSFLKYIPIIEQAFGKCATLNKTTKFAVYHANK, from the coding sequence ATGTCAGCTTATATTGCCCCAAGCCAAATTGCTCAACGCCAACTCGCCTACTTTGAAGGCAAACATGTTTTAGTTGCAGGTGAGGCAGAAGACTTATTCCCTGTTGAATTAGCGAAACATTGTGAATCAGTCACCGTATTTACCTCTAATTACAGCTACTACCGTCAATTAGAAGGCTGCAACACCATCCAGCGTTTTTATGGTGCAGAGTTTACCGAAGAAACCAAAGCTGACTTAGTGATGCTGTACTGGCCAAAGGCCAAAGCGGAAGCGGAATTTCTGTTGGCGATGTTATTTGCCAAGCTAGGTAAAGATACCGAGATTTTCGTAGTTGGCGAAAATCGTTCTGGTGTTAAAAGTATCGAGAAGATGTTCGCTCCTTACGGCAAAGTCGTGAAATACGATTCAGCGCGTCGTTGTTCTTTCTACTGGGGTCAATGCTTCGAGCAACCACCAGCCTTCAATCTGCAAGAGTGGTTTAAAACCTACACGGTTAACATTGGTGAGCAATCACTTACCGTGAAAAGCCTTCCAGGCGTGTTTAGCCACGGTCAATTCGATGTTGGTAGCCAACTTCTGTTGGATACCCTGCCAAAACTAAAAGGCAAAGTACTCGACTTTGGCTGTGGTGCAGGCGTATTGGGCGCGGTAATGGCATCTCGTCACCCGGATATCGAGCTAGAAATGTGCGACATCAGTGCATTTGCCGTAGCATCAAGCCAAGCTACGTTAGAAGCGAACGGTTTAACGGGGAATGTCTTCGCCTCAGATGTCTACTCTGATACATCAAAAGATTACCAATTCATCATCAGCAACCCACCATTCCATTCTGGTTTGGATACAAGCTACAGCGCGACTGAGACCTTACTTGCAGAGGCTCCTAACCACTTGAAGCGTTCTGGTGAGATGATTATTGTGGCGAACAGTTTTTTAAAATACATTCCAATTATCGAGCAAGCTTTTGGAAAATGCGCGACTCTAAATAAGACCACCAAATTCGCGGTCTATCACGCAAACAAATAG
- a CDS encoding efflux RND transporter periplasmic adaptor subunit: MPTLFSNSPFFQKLKQPWLVSLVLVVLLSIWLGLGVGQAEESPEKKATEIPLAKVSFQTFTSSPTFKTIDLYGRTAPDRHARLGAEVAGKVVRLNVVKGDAVKAGQAIAQIDKGDLEIQLERASALYRLKQKEFKAAQSLKKRGLQGEIAYTTAEASLTEAKAMMRNAELALKNTVITSPFSGVVQDLMVELGDFVGVGDPVAGVIDLDPLVIEADVSERHIQHLLVNQSALVRLLGREEAEGRLRYVSRISSASTNTFPIEIEIENSKGLLPAGVSAEVTLNLETSDAIKITPAMLALDEAGNLGVKTLVSVDDSPTVKFVGIQLVKAEQDGVWLTGLGQRVDIITVGQGFVRDRDSVIAVEQGAELSKVTAE, translated from the coding sequence ATGCCCACTCTATTTTCTAACTCTCCATTTTTTCAGAAACTGAAGCAGCCGTGGTTGGTTTCTCTGGTTCTAGTTGTACTGTTGTCGATTTGGCTTGGTTTAGGAGTGGGGCAAGCGGAAGAGTCGCCAGAAAAAAAAGCGACAGAAATTCCGTTGGCTAAGGTTTCCTTTCAAACATTCACTTCATCCCCCACCTTTAAAACCATAGATCTTTATGGTCGCACAGCACCCGATAGGCATGCTCGATTGGGAGCGGAAGTCGCGGGTAAGGTTGTTAGATTGAACGTTGTGAAGGGCGATGCGGTTAAAGCGGGACAAGCCATTGCCCAGATAGATAAAGGTGACCTAGAGATTCAGCTAGAGCGAGCTTCGGCTTTATATCGATTGAAGCAGAAAGAATTCAAAGCAGCGCAGTCGTTGAAAAAAAGAGGGCTGCAAGGCGAAATCGCCTACACCACAGCAGAGGCTTCGTTAACTGAAGCGAAAGCCATGATGCGCAATGCGGAGTTGGCTTTAAAGAATACTGTGATTACTTCGCCTTTCTCTGGTGTGGTTCAAGACTTGATGGTGGAGTTGGGTGACTTCGTTGGGGTTGGCGACCCGGTTGCAGGCGTGATTGATCTCGATCCTTTGGTCATTGAAGCCGATGTTAGTGAGCGTCATATCCAACATCTGTTAGTCAATCAATCTGCCTTGGTTCGTCTGTTAGGGCGAGAAGAAGCGGAAGGCCGTCTACGCTATGTTTCTCGAATCTCTTCTGCTTCTACTAATACCTTCCCAATAGAGATTGAAATCGAAAACTCCAAAGGTTTATTACCAGCAGGTGTCAGTGCTGAAGTAACACTCAACCTAGAAACAAGCGATGCTATCAAGATAACACCTGCGATGCTGGCACTGGATGAGGCGGGTAATCTTGGAGTCAAAACTTTGGTTTCAGTCGATGACTCACCAACCGTAAAATTTGTCGGTATTCAGCTAGTAAAGGCAGAACAAGATGGAGTTTGGCTCACAGGGTTAGGTCAGCGTGTTGATATTATTACTGTTGGGCAAGGCTTTGTGCGTGATCGTGATTCTGTGATTGCTGTTGAGCAAGGCGCTGAACTTTCTAAAGTAACAGCAGAGTAG